The proteins below are encoded in one region of Synchiropus splendidus isolate RoL2022-P1 chromosome 13, RoL_Sspl_1.0, whole genome shotgun sequence:
- the prkci gene encoding protein kinase C iota type — protein sequence MMPTLRESTMSHPGEHSHQVRVKAYYKGDIMITHFEPSISYEGLYGEVRDMCSMDNDQLFTMKWIDEEGDPCTVSSQLELEEALRLYELNKDSELIIHVFPCVPEKPGMPCPGEDKSIYRRGARRWRKLYYASGHAFQAKRFNRRAHCAICTDRIWGLGRQGYKCINCKLLVHKKCHKLVTVECGRPMIQEPLMPGQASNQIDPAEQPGPQNKDSRESLTYDGEEKEARSSRDTGKSPSSLGLADFDLLRVIGRGSYAKVLLVQLKKTERIYAMKVVKKELVNDDEDIDWVQTEKHVFEQASNHPFLVGLHSCFQTESRLFFVIEYVNGGDLMFHMQRQRKLPEEHARFYSAEISLALNYLHERGIIYRDLKLDNVLLDSEGHIKLTDYGMCKEGLRPGDTTSTFCGTPNYIAPEILRGEDYGFSVDWWALGVLMFEMMAGRSPFDIVGSSDNPDQNTEDYLFQVILEKQIRIPRSLSVKAASVLKGFLYKDPKERLGCHPQTGFADIMGHPFFRNVDWDLLEQKQVVPPFKPNISGEFGLDNFDAQFTNEPIQLTPDDDDVVKKIDQSEFEGFEYINPLLMSAEECV from the exons CGATATCATGATCACGCATTTTGAACCCTCCATTTCATACGAGGGCCTGTACGGAGAGGTCCGAGACATGTGCTCGATGGACAACGACCAGCTCTTCACAATGAAGTGGATCGACGAGGAAG GTGACCCCTGCACGGTGTCGtctcagctggagctggaagaAGCGCTGCGCCTGTACGAACTCAACAAAGACTCTGAGCTCATTATTCACG TGTTCCCGTGTGTGCCGGAGAAACCTGGAATGCCCTGTCCAGGAGAAGACA AATCCATATATCGACGGGGAGCTCGGCGCTGGAGGAAGCTCTACTATGCCAGTGGACACGCCTTCCAGGCCAAGCGCTTTAACAGG AGAGCCCACTGTGCCATCTGCACGGATCGAATCTGGGGTTTGGGGAGACAAGGCTACAAATGCATCAACTGCAAACTGTTGGTGCACAAGAAGTGCCATAAGCTGGTCACCGTGGAGTGTGGCAGACCGATGATTCAG GAACCTCTCATGCCTGGACAAGCATCAAACCAGATAGATCCGGCAGAACAGCCAG GCCCCCAGAATAAAGATTCCAGAGAAAGCTTGACTTACGACGGGGAAGAGAaagag GCGAGAAGCAGTCGAGACACGGGGAAATCGCCTTCCAGTCTGGGCCTGGCCGACTTCGATCTGCTGCGAGTGATCGGCCGGGGGAGCTACGCCAAAGTGCTGCTGGTGCAACTGAAGAAAACGGAACGCATATACGCCATGAAGGTCGTGAAGAAGGAGCTGGTCAATGATGATGAG GACATTGACTGGgttcaaacagaaaaacacgtttttgaGCAGGCCTCTAATCATCCCTTCCTGGTCGGACTCCACTCGTGTTTCCAGACGGAAAGTCG ACTCTTCTTTGTTATTGAATATGTGAACGGCGGCGATCTCATGTTCCACATGCAGAGACAAAGGAAGCTCCCTGAAGAGCACGCGAG ATTCTACTCAGCGGAGATCAGTCTAGCTCTCAACTACCTGCACGAGCGAGGAATCATCTACAGAGATCTGAAACTGGACAATGTCCTGCTCGACTCGGAGGGACACATCAAACTCACAGACTACGGCATGTGCAAG GAGGGCTTGAGACCTGGAGATACCACAAGCACCTTCTGCGGTACTCCCAATTACATCGCCCCAGAAATCCTCCGAGGGGAGGACTACG GCTTCAGCGTGGACTGGTGGGCGCTGGGCGTGCTGATGTTCGAGATGATGGCTGGACGGTCGCCCTTCGACATCGTGGGAAGCTCCGACAATCCCGACCAGAACACAGAAGACTACCTCTTCCAAG TTATATTGGAAAAACAGATTCGCATCCCTCGCTCcctgtcagtcaaagcagccaGTGTCCTCAAGGGATTCCTCTACAAG gACCCGAAGGAGCGCCTGGGCTGCCACCCTCAGACGGGTTTCGCTGACATCATGGGTCATCCCTTCTTCCGAAACGTCGACTGGGACCTT ctggagcagaagcaggtgGTTCCACCGTTCAAGCCCAACATCTCAGGAGAATTTGGACTCGATAACTTCGACGCCCAGTTCACCAACGAACCCATCCAGCTCACGCCGGACGATGA CGACGTCGTCAAGAAGATCGACCAGTCGGAGTTCGAAGGCTTCGAGTACATCAACCCCCTCCTGATGTCTGcggaggagtgtgtgtga